TTGGGAATTGAATTTACAACACAAGAATTCTCAGgtcaaacattcaaaccatagcaatccTACGGCCTGGTTTGGGAATGTAAAGGCAAATGAGGTTGGGATGGAAGAACTGTATTCCTGAAGCTCACAAACTGCAGTAAGGACTGTGGATATTGCTCCAAGCAGCCCACAGAAAAGCTTAAAGATCCCTGAGAATGATGGGTGGGAAAATGATAGTTCTGATAGGTATGGACACATTAGGAGCCAGTTAGAAATCTAATGTAGACAAGCAGGCAAAACAGAATAATCaagtctggctgggcatggtaacgcccgcctataatcccagcggcttgggaggctgagacaggaggatcatgaattcaaagccggcctcagcaatgttgaggatacttagcaactcagtgataccctgtttctatacaaaatagggctggggatgtggctcagtggttgagtgaccctgagttcaatccccagtaccaaaaaaaaaaaaaaaaaaaaaaaagtagaataatcAAATATGTGTCCAAGACTTAAGACTTCATGTGCAGATAGATCATTGGCTGTCCTTCCCAGAGACTTCCTAGAAGTTCATCGGTACAGCTGATCATGGTTAATTCATCTTTAAACATTCCTGGTGCTTTCTTTCcccacagtactggggattgaacccaaggggctCTCTAACAGTAAACTACatccctaactttttttttttttttttttgagacagtctcaaaGTTgacaagctgaccttgaacttgagctcctcttgcctcagactccttaGTCTCTGATTATATGCCTTCCCCACCATGCTCAGGGAATACTCTCTCTTGCCTATTTAATCCCTCTGTTCAACCAGAGTAGGCCTGTGGGTCCCATCTCAGTGCCCTTACCAGCCTGAGAGGATGGCTCTGGCTGCTTATGTGAGTTTGCTGAGGCCAGGCAAGGAAACTGTCCACTTATGAGTTTTCTCCACTGCATCAGGGCTCTGAAAATGtgggctcagtggatgagtggagGAATATCCCATTGCTGCCCTGCAGAGTTGGGGAACACAACGTGCATGGCTCCTGCTCTCCAAGAACTTAGAATTGAGTGAGTGCTGAACTGAGGCTCTGACGACATTAGTACTGTGGAAACGATTGGTGGGCACTGGGCTCTCTCTCACGCAGGCCTGAGGGCTGGGGGCGCGGGTGGGGGTTCAGGTGATTACCGCCTTGGTCTCCCCAGTCCCTCTTCAGAAATAGATGCCTAGGGAGAGGCGACAATGGAAGACACCAAGAAGCTCGGATCTGGGGGCCTGCAAGAATGTCACCTAGAAGCAACCAGCTTTCAAACTTCTTCCCGGTCTGGGATGCATTTCTAGGAACCCAAGACAGATTAGCAgtgaaaacaagcaaagaaaagcAGGGGTGAGCGCTCTGGCTGAATTCCCGCTACCCGCCGGATCCACTTCACGCGGCCCACGCTCGGGCCGGCGGTAGGTGGCCTCATTGAGTGCGGTGGGTGTCCCCCGCCCAGCGAGACTTCCCCGTGCACTGCTCGCCGCCGCGCCGCCGCGCCGCCGCGCCGCCGCCGGGACCTTTCGCCTACTTTCCAGGGCCTTAGGCCCCGCCCCCCGGCCCCGACCAAAACACGTGCCGCATCCCGCCCTGCCGGATCACGCCGCGGCCAGGCTGCGATCACGCGGGCCCACGCGGCGCCTATTGGCCAGACGCGCACGGGCCGAGCACGGATTGGCTGAAGGCGACGGGCCCACCCCCGGCGGGGCGCGGCGTATTTTGGTTTGCCTGCGCGCCCCGCCCCCGCGGCCGCTCCCTCCGCGGCGCCCCGCCCCTCCCGCGCTGCGAGGGCCGCGCCGGGGCAGAGCCGCGCGAGCGGGCTGAGGCGCGCGCTGGCCGCAAGAGCTCCGGTCATCACCGCCCGCTGCACACGTGCGGCCGCTGCCGTGCCCGAGCTCACGCCCGCGGCCGCTTTGTTGCTTCTGAACCGCCGGCACCATGCACACGCCAGGCTCCGCGGGCCCGGGCGACGCGCGTGCGGTGAGTGGAGGGGCTGGCGCGGGAGGGGACGCCTGCCTGAGCTAGGGGCGAGGCGAGGGCGCGCCACCTTGCGGGACTGGCGGAGGCGCGGGCTGTGCGGGGTCTCGCGGTTAAGGTACCGCTGGGGCAACCTGGCGGGCTCCGGGGTTGGGCGGGGCGGTGGCAGCACGGGGTCTCGCCGGGCGGGGAGGGGGCGTGTGCTGTGCCCCGCGCAGCCGGACGTGCAGCTTTGTCTCGCGGTTCCCGGCGGCCCCGCCCGGCGCGGGGCTATTTCCAGCCATGACGTCACCTGGGCCCTGTGAGGAGGGTGGCCGTTGGGCGGGGGCGCGGCTGGCGGGAACGCGGCACCCGGGCGGTGGAGGCGGGGCACGGGTAGGGGCGGGGCGCGGGCTGCCGGCGGGAACCCTGCACGCAAGGGGCGGGAATGCGAGGGCGGGGCAAGGTCAGATGGCGGGAGCGAGGCATGGAGGGGGCGGGGCAAGGGGCGGAGAAGCGGCACGCGGAGGGGCGGGGCAAAGGCGGCTGGCGGGAACGCAGCACGAGGAGGGTCAGACCCTTTGCTTCTGGGTCTGGGGGCTGTGGAGTTACTTGCGCTGGGTGGTCGCAGCGACACTGGGCGAGCAGGTCAGATTCTTTTCCACTTGGGCTTCTGTCTAAACTCTGCATTTGTTCTGTGGTTCAGGCTGCCCACAGAGGTTGGGCAAAGTGGTATTTGCAAAGGTGACCTCTGCCTGTTCTCAGAGAGGGGGAAAGTGGTTGGTCAAAGTTTTGCTGCTTAGGCAATTTAAGTGGAAATGGTATCTTTATAGATTTAAGGTTTTCTTTTGGAAGAGACCAGTCAATCCTGGGAAAAGATCTCTCCTGGGTTGTACAGACCTTATGCACGCTCTTCCTCTCGCTCCTCCTAGGCTGGGGCAGAACCAGTGCCTTAATGTTTCTCAATCTGCTAAAAGCAGGCTCAGTCACCATGGGATCTACCTGCATGGAGCCCGTGGAGTTCAGCCACCAGGGAGTTGAGCGCATGCCCCAGAGAATCTAAAAATGGTCTATAAGGAGGATGCTCTGGTGGCTTTGCCAACTCAAGGAGCTGTCATCAAAAGATCTGGCTCACTGGCAGACCACTCAGGCCTTGTATGAATTCATCTTCCAGGTGACACCTTCACACTAGCCACTTTGACTTATATTTTTGTAGTTAGTCTTATTAATAATTTACCCAAGAAAAACATGAACTCGGTAACCTTTTAAGAGTCTTGGTTTTCAGGGGAAACTGCTTGCCGGCCAGGTCCAGTCTTCAGAACATTGGCTTGAAAGCAGAGTTGTTACCAGTGTTCCATTAGGGTCTTTTACTAGCACACAGAGCATGTTGCCTTTGAAGTGATGCATAGATGCAGGCTTCTGGTGTGCACGTCCATGTGACTCTGGGGGGTGCCTTCCCTTTTTCCCCTTGGACTGAGAAGACATTGTGCTATGTCACCTGTAGGTTGACATCATGGACATATGTGAGTCAATCCTAGAGAGGAAGCGGCATGACAGTGAAAGGTCTACGTGCAGCATCTTGGAGCAAACAGACATCGAAGCAGTTGAGGCTCTGGTTTGCATGAGCTCCTGGGGTCAAAGATCCCAGAAAGGTGATCTATTAAAGATAAGACCCCTCACACCTGTCTCTGACTCTGGGGATGTCACCACCACCATGCTTATGGATACAGCTGCAGCTGAGCTACCAAAGGACTTTCATTCTTTATCAACTCTGGTaagaggaggggtggggagaggagccCTAGAGTGGCTTAAATAATTACATTGACAACTCATGGGTTGATTCACTGGGATGCTGGCAAGTAGGTTGCTTACCCCTCTTGTGTGGGTTCACAGGGGTGAAAATTTTCCCTTCATTGCTTGAAAATGTGCACTGAGGGATCATGACCTTCCAGACATGAGATACACGTGGTTAGTGTACCTCAGATAATAACAGATGaatgcaagaaaatgaaatttaatttcttggGGAATcttggtgggaggtgggagggggttAGGTTTTCCTTGTGACCCTATCCAGGATTAGGACATGTGGGCAGCTCCTAGAGAAAGCGTGTGCTATGGCATCAGCCTGAACTTTGTTGAAACAGTGGCACCTCTGCCTTCTTGTGGCAGCTGACTTCAGCGAGAGGAGCAGCGGATCCAGTACTGGGAGTCCCTTGCACCTCAGCATTGGGCTCTTCTGTGGGGCAGCTGAAGAGACCCGGGAATTGTTGGGCACTGTCTGAAGGCTTGGTTCAGTCAGAACCACTGATTAGATTTTTTGAGGACTTGAGATTATTGTGAAAAGCTCTGATTTTGaagtttaaatttgttttcttgttatagTCCTAAAGCTAAATTACTCATTTTAGTCGTTGTACAAGGCTTTAGCAGACATTGCCTTTTCTTCCAACAGAGCAAATGCATGATTTAGGAGGGGTCAGAACAGAATGAGGAGAAGCTGAGACAGTGAGTGCCTTGCGTAGCCTTAAGAGCTGCTGGGGCCTTCAGCAGGCTCAGACCAGTCTTCCCTCCATGCATCTTTAAAAGGCATTGGGGCAATGTGATCAAatgagtttcttttaaaatttaaccaaAATCTTTTCAcgtggaacttttttttttttcccttaagtgcATAACTCCTCCTCAGAGCCCTGATCTCATGGAGCCATCGACAGGGACACCTGTTCCTCCCCAAGTAACCGATTCCAAAGCACACAGGGTCATGGCCCTCCCGCTATCTTCATCGGTGGCAGCCAGAGCACTGAACAAGAGGACTGAGAGGGGCTTGCCAAGCTTGAAGCTCGAGCCCCAGGAACCGGCTCCTGCGCCCAGCTGCAGGGCCTTGGTAACAAGTGTGATCCGCCACACGGGGGAGAATCCTGTTCCTGCATGCTTTCCTCCTGCTCAGATTCAAGAACAGCGACTGTCCAATAGCAGAGAAGGAGAAGCACAGTTTCTGGGACATTTGGAAGCTTTGCAGGATACACGCCTTGCAGACAGTTTACTCATTGCTAACGCTGTTTCCTGTCAGCCTTGCTTGCACGGATCTGGCGGCCTGCTCCCCACCGACAAAGGCCCGCAGGCGGGGTGGCCTGCTGCAGTTCAGCCCTGCTCaccaaagaattttgaaaatgacTTGCCAAGGAAAACCACCCCTCTGATTTCTGTTCCTGTCACCAGTCCCCCTGTCCTGTGCCAAATGATCCCTACAACTGGACAGAGTAGCATGTTCTCTGCATTTTTGAGACCCCCTCCCCTATTGTCTGTGGGGACTGTCAAACCCATCCTGCCTCAGGCTGCACCCATGCCCCAGCCTGTGTTCATGGGCCCGCCCATACCTCAGGGAACTGTGATGCTGGTGCTGCCGCAGAGCACTCTAGCCCAGCCTGCTACCTGCCCATCCAGTGTCATGGCTGTTGGGAACACCAAGTTGTTGCCCCTTGCCCCTGCTCCACTGTTCATTGCCTCCAGCCAAAACTGTGCCCCTCAGgtagacttctcccggaggagaAACTATGTTTGCAGCTTCCCAGGCTGCCGAAAGACCTACTTCAAAAGCTCCCATCTCAAGGCCCATCTTCGCACTCATACAGGTAAGCACTGGGCAGGTAGGGTAATGGGAGCAGCAGACCCTCTGGTTAGGAAGCATATCTGCAGCCACCTCTgagtgggaggcaggaggactgctggAGTGGGTaggggatcattttttttttttttttggttctttaaaGTCCTTGTGATCTTGCAGGAGTTGGAATTGTTAGCACAACCATCAGCACCACTGCTACCCTGTCTGGGTGGAATGTAGGATGGCTCCATTATTGTGGTCCTTCAACAAGTTTTAGAGTACCTTACAGGGCCCCATCTCTCTGTTTTGTAGTAGATATTCATGGtttctttgcatatttatttctttgtgtgctgtactggggattgaacttgggtgctctaccactgagctacacacccagccctttttctttttaatatttgttttttagttttaggtggacacataatctttatttttatgtggtgctgagaattgaacccagtgcctcacgcatgctaggcgagcacgctaccacttgagccacatccccagctctttttatttttagatagagtctccaagttgccaaggctgtcctctgaaatttgccatcctcctgcctcagccttcccagttcctgggattacaggcaggtgccatcGCACTtggtttttctttgcattttagaaaatgcATTCATGTTTAGTGAAAGCATCAACAAGATTTGGGGGAATGTCGGTCTAAACTAGAAAAGTTCAGGTTCtagaatactttttaaagaatacaaataccagcagcttgggaggctgaggcaggacgatcatgagtttaaagccagcctcagcaattttagtgaggccctatctctaaataaaatattaacaagaaggcaagaatgtggctcagtggttaagcattcttgggttcagttcccatatcaaaaataatagttttctttggagaatgtataatttttaattcagaagGTCACAACAAGAAACTCTTAATGACCTAGTGATGTCCTTGTTGTCTAGTCAGCTTTGCCCAGTAGAATTTTTTGCAGTGAATAAAAGGGTGTTCTATTTGGATAGCCATGTGCACTTGAAATGGGGCTAGTGTGACTAAGGAACCAAATTCTACTTTCTCATTAATTGAACTTAGTTTTGAAGGCTCCATGGGCTGGTGGCTGCCATGATGTCTGACAGGGCTGAGTGCTGCCTGCTAGAGAATCAATCCCTTTTCTGGATAAGGGCAGCGTTTTTCAGGTGTCCAGTGAGTGAGTACTCTGTAGTGctgctgtttgttttgtttggggcactagggattgaacccaggggcactcaatccctgagccacatccccagccctttttagtttttattttgagacatggttttgctaggttgcttagggcctcactaagttgctaaggctggctttgaactttgcaatcctcttgcctcagcctcctgagcttctgggattacaggcatgtaccaccacccCTGGCTGTTTGTATTTTCCAAGGATCCTATAGTCACTTGTTCAACTTGCCTTTTTGATACTCATGTTACATATAAGCACATAAGGTACGCCATTCAGTAAAGATGTGTTTCATAACTCTTCATGGAACCCCCTTTCCATCAGAATGTCCAGATTGTGGAATATAAAATAGGAAAGACTGACTGgagagagttttgttttttgtcttacagaaccccaggcctcatgcattctagggaAGTGTTATACCATagaactatatccccagacctttttaaattttgaggcagggtcttactgagttgcctagaatggccttggacttgtgatcttcctgcctcagcctcagtagcaggattacaggtgtgtaccaccatggcCAATGCTTTTAAGATAGGCTGGTTTCTAATTAGTGCAGTGCACCTCTGACCATAGCACCTTTGCTTGCAGCATGAAGTGCATGTTGGTATTCAGACATTCCAGAAGGAGCTGTTCCTCCATATAGCTATGGGGTGGCTATTTGCTTTGGAGAGAGAGCCCCAAGCCTGGCCCATGAAGTACTTGCCTCTTTACCTGAGCAAAGAGGCAAGTGCTTCATAGGCCAGTCTTGGGGCTGTCTCTCTTTGCCTCCTTTGACCTTGTTTCTCCAATACCAAATTTCCACCCTTCTCCCTCAGCTTTCTTTCCATGTGCTTACTGAGACCCTGAAAGGGCTTGTTTCCTGATCTTATTTCTTTGGTCTTAGT
The sequence above is a segment of the Marmota flaviventris isolate mMarFla1 chromosome 14, mMarFla1.hap1, whole genome shotgun sequence genome. Coding sequences within it:
- the Klf11 gene encoding Krueppel-like factor 11, which codes for MHTPGSAGPGDARAVDIMDICESILERKRHDSERSTCSILEQTDIEAVEALVCMSSWGQRSQKGDLLKIRPLTPVSDSGDVTTTMLMDTAAAELPKDFHSLSTLCITPPQSPDLMEPSTGTPVPPQVTDSKAHRVMALPLSSSVAARALNKRTERGLPSLKLEPQEPAPAPSCRALVTSVIRHTGENPVPACFPPAQIQEQRLSNSREGEAQFLGHLEALQDTRLADSLLIANAVSCQPCLHGSGGLLPTDKGPQAGWPAAVQPCSPKNFENDLPRKTTPLISVPVTSPPVLCQMIPTTGQSSMFSAFLRPPPLLSVGTVKPILPQAAPMPQPVFMGPPIPQGTVMLVLPQSTLAQPATCPSSVMAVGNTKLLPLAPAPLFIASSQNCAPQVDFSRRRNYVCSFPGCRKTYFKSSHLKAHLRTHTGEKPFNCSWDGCDKKFARSDELSRHRRTHTGEKKFVCPVCERRFMRSDHLTKHARRHMTTKKIPGWQTEVGKLNRIASAESPASPHAPLPASS